Within Metabacillus schmidteae, the genomic segment GACAGGTTCCTTGTCCCTGGGTCGGGGGGACTCCCTTGTCCCCATATGAAAAACTCAAACAATATCAACTGGACAAATCAAGGGGCAGCTGTTTCTCTGTCCCTTACATGGAGGTGTGTCATGCGTTACTGCCAAGAATGTGGAACAAGCTTGGAAGTAGATATGAGGTTTTGCGAAGAATGCGGGAGGCCAATCGAACTTGTTACACGTGCTTCCCATGTTCATTCACAAGCTAGAAAGCCACTGTCTAAGAAAACAAAGCGTTGGATGATCATAAGTAGTATCGTGATTGTTCTTTTTATAGGGGCCTATAAATTAGGAAACTATTTAACATCAAAAGAAAGACTGGTCGATCGGTTTGAAACAGCTCTACTCTCCGAGGATACCAAGGAGCTGGCAAGTCTTCTATCTACAAATGATGCGGAATTAACTATAAATGAAGACTCCTTAAAGGGATTTGTCACATACCTTAATCAGTATCCTGATGAAAGGCAACAAATTCTCGACTCAATTAAAGCGCAACTACAGGAGGACGTTTCTGAATCAGGAAGCGGACATATTGTCACCTTGGATAAAGAAGATCGATTTCTATATGATCAATATCGTCTAACAATTAACCCAGTGTACGTAACCATTCAAACAAACTATGAAAATACGATTTTATATATAAACGACAAGGAGGTTGCCAAATCAGATAAACCTGACGATGAAAAAACGGTCGGCCCCTTCCTACCTGGTATCTACACACTACGTGCCCAGCTTGAAACGGATTCTATCACATTAGAGAAGGAAGAAGAAATCACACTGGAGCCTTATGAAGAAAAGAGCTCGCACTCCATTCATCTAGAGGCCGAAGATGTTACTGTAGTTGTTTCCGGAATTACAGATGGAAAAGCAAATCTCATTTTAAATGGCAAGGACGCAGGAGTAAATATTCTGAAGCAGAATACATTTGGACCTGTATTAATGGATGGTTCAATGCTAGTGGCGGTTGAGTTGGAAACACCGTGGGGAACGATGAAAACAGCGGAACAGCCTATTGAGCAATCTCAAATGGAGTTAAAGTTATCAGGAAATGAACAGGTTCAAAAGGAAATCATGGAAACGATTATATTACATACAAAGCAAGTGCTTGAAGCAACAGCCTCAGGAAGTACAAAAGGATACACAGTTGCGACAGATGAACTAAAGCAGGCCTTGCAAAATGAAATAAATGATGCAAAAGAAACTGGAAAGAACTCTATTTATTCCTTACAAAAAACGATCTTTGATCTGGATTCCTTATTTTTATATCAAGAAAACAATGGGTGGAAAGCAAATATATTAGTAGCAGAACATTATCAAGGAGACGAATACAGGTCATGGGAGGAGCCTAATGTAAGAGATGTTGAAAACATCAACAGTTATCAATTGCTCTGGCAGGAGAATCAAAAGAAATGGATTGTAGAGGATATAAACACAGTTAGTCGATTATCATCAGAAAAGGTAAAGGAGTTCGTGGAGAAAGATCCTAAAGTATACACGTCAAATTGGAGTGAGCCAGAACAAGAAAGCAAACCAGCAACAACCAATTCTATAACTGTTCCGGATGATATACAGGAATTAATGGATAACTATATCTATAGTTTAATAGATGCGATTAACACCAATGACTTCACAAAAGTAGCACCCTATCTTATTGAAAACAGCGAACTATATACCATGCAAAAAGACCTTGTAGATAACTTGGCAAAGGAAAACATAAAAGAAGAAATGCTTGATTACAAGATCACGGACCTGTTCATAGAAGGGGGAGTGGCCACGATATGGACATGGGAAAAAGCCAAAATCATCAATGCTGATGGCTCCACGGAAATAAAAGAATATAACTGGATATATGATGCAGCAAATGACCAGAATGGGAACTTTGGATTGATGAGTATTAGAAAACAGTGATGAAGGACTGACTTGAGAAACATGGGGACGGTTATTTCGTTCGCCTAATAATTACTAAAAAAAGTTCTTTTCCGGTTGATCATTTCAAAAGATAGTAAGTATTAAAGATCCTTCTAAAGAATAAAGATTTAACATTAGGAGGATCCCTCATATGGACATTTTGGTACGGGTATTCTTAGATATTGTTGGAGATTTTTTAATCCTTTTGACTATTGTTTTTGTGTGTGAATGGTTTGCCGCAAAGAAAGGGTATAATTTGTTTCTAAGAGCGTGGATTATTACAGTGATGATTCTTATGTTTCTTTTATCAATTGGGTGGTACACCTTTGGTAAACGTCTTATTTGGATTTAGTCAGAAATCTATCTAATTATTTCGTCAAAGTCACAGAAGAATGAGCATTCTGCCCTATTCTGTATGCGTTTAGACGTACGTATAACAGGGCATAATCACGATAGGAGGCGATTACTATGTCTTTGCTAAATAAAATGATATATGTGTGGCATCTTGTCAGAAGGAATTATTATAAAGAATTAGTTGAAAGTTGTATTGATTGTACATTAAAAGCTAAATTACGAAATAAATTTGAATATCATGCCGAAAAACTCGCCGAACTAAGTTTATTGAAAGCATCCTAATGGGTGCTTTTTTATTTGGGTGGTGTAACCAGTACTTGATTATTAAAATAAAGCCATTTTGCTGCCTACTTTAATGGTCGGGACACTGAATGATTTCTAGATCTAATTTATCCTTCCAAGGTTTATAACATTTTAAGGTAATTAACCTGATATAATTATCTAATAATTTAATAGAATATATGCAGGAACTTGGTTTGCAGAATGGCATTCTGATTTCGCAAACTATCTGGTTCATAATGTTAGTTAACAGGCAAGGAGCAAGAAAAGGAAGCAAAAGTGGCATCAGAGGGGTCTCTTGGGACGAAACCAATCAGGATTGGATTGTAAGTGTAAAAGGTACATATTATGGAAGGTTCAAAAGTATTGAAAAAGCTAAGAAATTAGCAGAGGAAAAAATTAAAGAGCAGATGCCTTATATCAATAAATAAACCCTACTATCTTTTATTCGTATATACAAAAAAACACTCAAGCTCACCTCCATTTAGAGAGGTGAGCTATTTTTACGAAAGAAACAAAATCCAAATGTATAAAATACTTAGGAAATAATGAAGGTATTTTCCTAAACATGGATTCTGGTATAGTCCAATCTATCTTTTTTCTACTTGCAAAATATTCTCTGTCTGTACTATCTCCTTTTATAATTACGAACTGCAAAGATGATTTGTTTTAATTAAATGAAGTATAGACCAACTTTTTCATCTCACTTGGCTGAGATAGTAAATTTGGAAGTTCTGTGATAGATCTATCTACTTTAAAATGAAAATGGTGGTCCACTTTATTAGTACTCTATTTATCCACTAGGTCCCTGTTCCTAGATATGGTATAATATTGGAAAAACACAACTAGGAGATTAGTAATGGGAGTTTGGGATCAATTAACAGGTAAAGAAACAAATAATATTATAGAGGAATATAGTGAAGTGTATGGTGAAGTTCTATACGGAATTCACAGAGAAGTAAAGAAGCTGGAATTTGAAGTTGAGAAATATAAAAATTTTAATCAGGAAGTAGATAAGTTAGGGGACCTGGTACAAATCATTGACAGTAAATACCCGGAGATTGAAGACTGTATTGACAAAGTTGCTCAATTATCTCGAAAAATACTTATACATAAGAAACATATTAACGAAATAAAAACAAACATACAAGAAGAGCAACAGTCAAAGATAGACCTACTAAATCAATTCCATAAACAAGAAAAAATCAACAGTGAAGTTGAAAATAATTTAGTCATTATATCAAAGAAAATGAATGAGATTGAAATAACTCTAGAACAATATTCTTCAACTATTATATCTAAACAAGTTCAACTGTCTGAGAGTCTTGAAAAGTTAGAAACAACCTATGAAGCTAATTATAAACTTCAACAAAACCAAATAAAGAGTGTTTTACATAAATTGATGCTTTTAAAGGATCAGGCTTCTAAAGAACTAGAAAATGAAAAGTATACACGGAAAAAGCAAATTGAAGACTTGGCACGCCAAATGGAAGAAAGGGAAAAGAGACATACTAATAAGCTAAGGAAAATTAGTTATAGCTTTTTCGCAATGGCCATCATACTTATAGCCTGGAATGTGTGTTTAACAATCTATTAAGGGAGGGGTAGGTGTGAATAACCATCTGAAAAAAATAGCAGATCAATATAGTCATGAACGAAGTGGTGTAGGAAGTATTAAAGAGAAAGTTTCTCAGCTCTATAACAATTATATAAAGGGCAAAGAAAAGCTTATTACCGATATCGTAACATCTAGTATTGCGTTAGAATCAATCATTAATCTGAATTGTATCAATCATAATGAAATTAATCCTCAAATGGAAGAAGCATTTAACTTATCATACCCTAATTTGGAATTAGCTGACTTGGATCAATATAGTAATTTGGAGCTGGAAGGAATTATGAATGCTTGGAAGGGTAAATACTTTGAGGTTCAGGTACGGGATGAATTAAATCAAGGAGAATGGATTGGCGATGTTCACCTTGAAGTTGGGCAAGAAGCCGTCTTAGCGGAAAGTCCTGTACAACCTGGGTGGGATTTACAAATCTTGAATGCTGATGGAACAGTTGATGAAGTACTCCAACTTAAAGCAACCGAATCATTAAGTTATATAAAATCAGCTATTTCTGAATATCCAGATATTCAAATTATG encodes:
- a CDS encoding zinc ribbon domain-containing protein; this translates as MRYCQECGTSLEVDMRFCEECGRPIELVTRASHVHSQARKPLSKKTKRWMIISSIVIVLFIGAYKLGNYLTSKERLVDRFETALLSEDTKELASLLSTNDAELTINEDSLKGFVTYLNQYPDERQQILDSIKAQLQEDVSESGSGHIVTLDKEDRFLYDQYRLTINPVYVTIQTNYENTILYINDKEVAKSDKPDDEKTVGPFLPGIYTLRAQLETDSITLEKEEEITLEPYEEKSSHSIHLEAEDVTVVVSGITDGKANLILNGKDAGVNILKQNTFGPVLMDGSMLVAVELETPWGTMKTAEQPIEQSQMELKLSGNEQVQKEIMETIILHTKQVLEATASGSTKGYTVATDELKQALQNEINDAKETGKNSIYSLQKTIFDLDSLFLYQENNGWKANILVAEHYQGDEYRSWEEPNVRDVENINSYQLLWQENQKKWIVEDINTVSRLSSEKVKEFVEKDPKVYTSNWSEPEQESKPATTNSITVPDDIQELMDNYIYSLIDAINTNDFTKVAPYLIENSELYTMQKDLVDNLAKENIKEEMLDYKITDLFIEGGVATIWTWEKAKIINADGSTEIKEYNWIYDAANDQNGNFGLMSIRKQ
- a CDS encoding coiled-coil domain-containing protein, producing MGVWDQLTGKETNNIIEEYSEVYGEVLYGIHREVKKLEFEVEKYKNFNQEVDKLGDLVQIIDSKYPEIEDCIDKVAQLSRKILIHKKHINEIKTNIQEEQQSKIDLLNQFHKQEKINSEVENNLVIISKKMNEIEITLEQYSSTIISKQVQLSESLEKLETTYEANYKLQQNQIKSVLHKLMLLKDQASKELENEKYTRKKQIEDLARQMEEREKRHTNKLRKISYSFFAMAIILIAWNVCLTIY